The Clostridia bacterium DNA segment ATCCATGCTTTGGAGCTTGTTTTCTGCGTAAACTCTCAGAGGATCGGTTACCTCAGTGCCTTTGGTTCTAACTAATACTTTCATACTTTCGACCTCCTCTATTATGTTGTATAGTACTATATTCCTTATGACAGTCCAGAAACCCTGCCAAATAGAAAAATTTCTTTGGACTAACTCCTATTTTTCATAAAATAAGTGTGGGGTTATTTATCCACACTTATCCACATAGTTCTTTTCTATCTTTTAATCCCTATTTTCACAATTGCCCATAAAACGGACATTCCAGCCGATTCATGAAAATGTGGATAATGTGGATAAGTGGCTAATCTGTCCATAAATCCCTTCTTCCTATTTTATGTAAACTTTACTACCCCTGCCCGGTATTAATCGATCTTTTTATTCCTTTAAGCCCTTATATATCAAGGGTTCTAGTCATTTTATGCCTCCAGAAACTCTGCCATATAGAAGTTACTCTCTGAATATTTTTACAAATTTTATTCACTAGATAAAGATATTCTTGTTTTCATCGTTATCCACAATCGAACAAATTTTCCCTTTTTCATGTCAAGCACTATTTTGCATTTTTCACCCTTTTTTTTCATTAATTCTTCCTGAAAGTCATTGTGGATATTGTGGATAAGCCCTGTTTTTCCCCACGGATAAAGCGTTCCAATTGTGGACATTCTAGTGCTTTGCCAAAAAGCAAATTCCTACAATATGGGCATAACCGCAGGCACTCAAAGTGCAAACTGCCTCTGTCATGGTTGCACCTGATGTAAATACGTCATCAACGAGCAGTACCCTTTGCTTTTCAAAATTTATACATCTCTTTTGAATGCTCTGGTTCACTGTGAATACACCGTGAATATTTTCACGGCGCTCGGTAGTAGCTAGGTTGGTCTGCTTGGGTGAATTCTTCCTCTTCAGAAGACACCGAACTGGCCTGTCCATATACCGGCCCAACCATTTTGCCAACAGCTCCGCCGTATTGTAGCCCCTTTGTCCCACACGAACTCCGGTGCTCGGTACATAGGTTATCAATGCAGGCAGTTGGCTTGCATCCGGAATATTGCCTAGGTAAGCCTGAAGCATGAGCATGGCCATGGTCTTGGCCAATTGCGTTTGTCCGCCATATTTAAACTTTAAATGTACCTGTCTAAAATCCTTGTATGACGCCACACGATATAAAAGAAAATCCCCTGCAAGCAGAGGATTATGTTGTTGAAAATTATTGATTTTTTGACGACAGGAAACACACAACATTTCCTGCTCTTTTTTGGCACTTCCACACAAGGGACATCGCGGGTCTCGCCTAAATATATGCATCTTATCGTTCCCCCACTAGATACTTAAACTGTTTGTAATTAACGCCCTGTGCTTTGACTGCAAGGGCCATATAGTCATTGGCTGGATAGACTGTAAACTTACCTGCAGCTTTTACTTCAGGTTGGAATGATGCCAGATAAATCTTTAGTCGTGGATTTTCTTCCTTGCACTTTTCCAAATACTCTGAAAAATCATCCAACCCATATGCTGCAACTTGAATGGATTCTTCATACAATTCCGGCCGGATCAACCGACCGGCAGGCAAAACAGCTAACGAAAACAAAGCATCCAGCGCACTATGTCCACCTGCTATCCCCAATGCCACTACCGTTCCCTTCGAAAAATAGGGATTCTTATCAAAAAAGCAATCTTTTAATAGGCAGATACCATCCTGATATAGACTAGACTCCCCGCATTCTTTTCGCTCATGCTTTAGCCATACAGCCAGAACATCTAATGCCCGCATGCGCTTTTCTTCAGCAATTTGCGTGTTTTTAATCCAATTATAGGCCCGATTTGCTTCCACAATAGACGATACCATTTTTAATCGTTCCAGAGACCGGTGTGCCACTACAATTGTGGCCTTCTCCGCCAATTCCCACAGTAAATCTGAATTACTCTGGTTCGGGACTAAAGAATCAATATGCTTAATCATTCGCACATCATCTTCACTGATTCCCTGATTATCGTGCATATTACGCCTCCGCTTCTACCAATACCGCATAAAGGAAAGCCAAGGTTCGTTTAACACTCATAGACTTGTTGCGCAATCTGTTGCCAGAAAGCAGCAGTTTTTTGACATGAGACGTCCCATTGTAGTCAACACAAACATAGACTAAACCCACTGGTTTTTCTAAGCTTCCTCCATCCGGTCCAGCTATACCAGATACGGCTACACCAATATCAGCACCCGTTTTTTTCCGTATTCCTGCTGCCATGGCTTGGACTGTTTCGGCAGAAACAGCGCCTCGTTTTAGCAATACATCCTTCGATACACCCAAAAATTCTTCTTTCCATTGGTCGCTATATGTTATGGCAGAAAATTGCATATAGTTTGAACTGCCTGGTACGTCTGTCAGACTTGACGTTAAGAGTCCTCCCGTGCAGGACTCTGCACAGGAAATGCTTAAGCCCTTGTCTAGCAGCAAACGTCCCACAGCTTGTTCTAACGTGTCATCATCCTTGCCAAAAACATGTGAGCCTAAACGATCCCTAAAATCACTCTCCATTTGGTCAAGGAGTTGAATTGCTTCACCCTCCTCGTTAGACTTAGCAGTAATTCGGAAGTGAATTTCTCCACTTTTTGCTGTCGGTGCTAGCGTAGGATTGGTTGAGGCAATCAAGTCCCGAACTCTTTCTTCCGCTGTGGATTCGCCGATACCAGCCACCTTCATAACACGTGAAAGGATACGTTCTGTCAAACCAAACTCCTGTTTAAGCCAGGGTAGAATTAGCTGATTAAGTACAGGCTCCAATTCATGCGGTGGACCCGGTGTTAGAATATAGGTATGTCCATCCATTTCCACCGCGGAACCTGGCGCAGTACCTACTGGATTGGCAAAAACTACTGCTTTTTCAGGTACCAAGGCAACTTTGTCATTATTTTTCAAATAAGGAAGATTCCATTTTTTTCCATAAGCCCGAATTTTATCCAATGTGGGTTGATGCACCGTTTCACCTAAGCCAAGGACGCTCACCAAGGCCTCTCTAGTTTGGTCATCTTCTGTAGGTCCCAACCCTCCATTTAAAATAATCAAATCTACTGAACTAGCCGCCATCTGAATGGCCTCTTCTATTCTTTTCTTGTTATCCCCTACTGTCGTAATTTTATATAAATCAATTCCAACTTCAGCCAATGCCCTAGAAAACATTTGGGCATTGCTGTTCACAATCTGACCCAAAAGCAATTCTGTTCCAGTACAAATAATTTCAGCTTTCATGTTCTTCCTCCTGTTTGGCATCCAATTTTTCATCACTTGCAATGCCTAGTCTTACCGCCATTGTAATTAACAGTGCTGCTAGTGCAACCAAAATAACCAAGGACCACCATGACCCTAGTGATTGAATAAACATGGCACATACACCCAACACAACATCAATCGCATAAATAGTCAGTACTGTATTCCGGTGGCTAAGACCAATATTAAGGAGCCTATGGTGCAAATGCTTCTTATCTGCTTCAAAAATTTTCTTACCGGTACTAGCCCGTCTTAATATTGCCCATAACGTATCTAGGATGGGAATACCCAAGATTACTACGGGAAGTAATAGAGAAATCGCAGTTACACTTTTTGTCATCCCAAGGATAGCCAAGGCAGCAACATTAAATCCTAATAACATGGAACCAGTGTCTCCCATGAATATGCTGGCAGGATTAAAGTTATACGGTAGAAATCCTAAAATGGAGCCACCAAAAATTGCACCTAACAGTACCGCTGGCATCAGTCCAATCCGATAAGCACTAACGCTAATAAAAAACACGGCAAATAGAACCGTACCTGCTGCCAATCCATCCAAGCCATCAATCAGATTGATAGCATTGGTTACACCCACAAGCCAGAGAACGGTCGCAATAACGCTTGCTCTTTCTAAAAATATATACGAGGTAATGGGAAAAACAATAAAGTTAATGCGAAAACCAAACTCGACCAATACCAAGGCCGCTAAAACTTGCCCCATCAGTTTCAATTTTGGTCCTAGACCTTTCGTGTCATCAGCAATTCCCGTCAACACAATAATCAGGTCCGCCAAGATAAGACCAGTATAAGTACTACTCTTTTCTGCAAACGCTAGCGAAACCACCAAAAAAGAAAGAAAGATAGCCAAGCCTCCAAGACGTGGCATCACACCTTCATGCACCTTACGTTCATTTGGATAATCAACCGCC contains these protein-coding regions:
- a CDS encoding ComF family protein, producing MASYKDFRQVHLKFKYGGQTQLAKTMAMLMLQAYLGNIPDASQLPALITYVPSTGVRVGQRGYNTAELLAKWLGRYMDRPVRCLLKRKNSPKQTNLATTERRENIHGVFTVNQSIQKRCINFEKQRVLLVDDVFTSGATMTEAVCTLSACGYAHIVGICFLAKH
- a CDS encoding competence/damage-inducible protein A, with the translated sequence MKAEIICTGTELLLGQIVNSNAQMFSRALAEVGIDLYKITTVGDNKKRIEEAIQMAASSVDLIILNGGLGPTEDDQTREALVSVLGLGETVHQPTLDKIRAYGKKWNLPYLKNNDKVALVPEKAVVFANPVGTAPGSAVEMDGHTYILTPGPPHELEPVLNQLILPWLKQEFGLTERILSRVMKVAGIGESTAEERVRDLIASTNPTLAPTAKSGEIHFRITAKSNEEGEAIQLLDQMESDFRDRLGSHVFGKDDDTLEQAVGRLLLDKGLSISCAESCTGGLLTSSLTDVPGSSNYMQFSAITYSDQWKEEFLGVSKDVLLKRGAVSAETVQAMAAGIRKKTGADIGVAVSGIAGPDGGSLEKPVGLVYVCVDYNGTSHVKKLLLSGNRLRNKSMSVKRTLAFLYAVLVEAEA
- a CDS encoding undecaprenyl/decaprenyl-phosphate alpha-N-acetylglucosaminyl 1-phosphate transferase, with the protein product MIAEILLLGTIATVISLLLTPIVKRLAIKIGAVDYPNERKVHEGVMPRLGGLAIFLSFLVVSLAFAEKSSTYTGLILADLIIVLTGIADDTKGLGPKLKLMGQVLAALVLVEFGFRINFIVFPITSYIFLERASVIATVLWLVGVTNAINLIDGLDGLAAGTVLFAVFFISVSAYRIGLMPAVLLGAIFGGSILGFLPYNFNPASIFMGDTGSMLLGFNVAALAILGMTKSVTAISLLLPVVILGIPILDTLWAILRRASTGKKIFEADKKHLHHRLLNIGLSHRNTVLTIYAIDVVLGVCAMFIQSLGSWWSLVILVALAALLITMAVRLGIASDEKLDAKQEEEHES